A stretch of the Pirellulales bacterium genome encodes the following:
- a CDS encoding DUF1778 domain-containing protein has product MSTSNHDARLNFRLPAELKRIIEEAAAELGQTVSDFAISTLVQTAHRVIQSREVTVLSDRDREAFMAILDDKSAKPNRALKEAAKQYRREVEEE; this is encoded by the coding sequence ATGAGTACGTCTAATCATGATGCGCGGCTTAATTTCCGATTGCCGGCGGAACTCAAGAGAATCATCGAAGAGGCCGCTGCCGAGCTTGGTCAGACCGTCAGCGACTTTGCGATTTCGACCTTGGTGCAGACAGCCCACCGAGTCATTCAATCGCGAGAAGTTACGGTGCTTTCCGATCGCGATCGCGAAGCGTTCATGGCCATCCTGGATGACAAGTCCGCAAAGCCGAATCGTGCCCTCAAAGAGGCCGCGAAGCAGTATCGTCGCGAAGTCGAAGAAGAATGA
- a CDS encoding GNAT family N-acetyltransferase — MTQWRIERLRSDHDRAAFSCGHAMLDDWLKLRASQFDRKDLARTFVAVRPGDSSVLGYYALSSHHVSHESLPADESKGVSRLDVPVALIGPLAVDQCVRGQGLGGYLLIHALRRVGPLADEIGIRAVEVDTIDDAARKFYLKYGFKPLTDAPRHLYISTRTIRALLRLP; from the coding sequence ATGACGCAATGGCGGATCGAGCGATTGAGATCCGACCACGACCGCGCAGCTTTCAGTTGCGGCCACGCGATGCTGGATGATTGGCTCAAACTCCGAGCCAGTCAGTTCGACCGCAAGGACCTTGCTCGCACCTTCGTAGCGGTAAGGCCAGGCGATTCATCCGTTTTGGGCTACTACGCGCTCTCGAGCCATCATGTTTCGCATGAGTCGCTTCCCGCGGATGAATCTAAAGGGGTGTCGCGACTCGACGTACCGGTGGCGCTGATTGGCCCCCTGGCAGTCGATCAATGCGTGCGTGGGCAAGGATTGGGGGGGTATCTCTTAATCCATGCCCTGCGCCGAGTGGGGCCATTGGCAGATGAAATCGGCATCCGGGCCGTTGAGGTCGACACGATCGACGATGCCGCGCGCAAATTCTACCTGAAATATGGCTTCAAGCCGCTTACGGACGCCCCTCGTCATCTGTACATTTCTACGCGCACGATCCGCGCGCTCTTGAGATTGCCATAA
- a CDS encoding NADH-quinone oxidoreductase subunit H: MVFVWMERKVSARIQDRLGPTRCGGKFGWLQLLADGLKLITKEDLRPAEADRLLFLTAPYISLTASYAALLALPFSYGWVPQHLNVAVFFIIAVMGIEVFGVILAGYASASKWSLFGGMREAAQVVSYEVPLGMCIVVPVLIAGTMDLVAIGQMQAGLFTNWFIFHDPFTFITFWVYFTCATASVNRAPFDLAEAESELVAGFHTEYSGFRWLSFFMAEYGSMFTVSALAAILFFGGWNGPIPITTWLGLTYENGAFVGWIGNFLGLVNFVGKAVVGVTIMIWVRWTVPRLRIDQVMKTCLKYCTPIAAVMFLGATVWTLLLPGGLVLRSTPYALVREETYPPLAPVANEQPAAEPAPAEAASVAPASEQLVDHRASAAAAAVEGE; encoded by the coding sequence ATGGTCTTCGTGTGGATGGAGCGCAAGGTCAGTGCCCGCATTCAGGACCGCCTCGGTCCCACTCGCTGCGGCGGCAAGTTCGGCTGGCTGCAGTTGCTGGCCGACGGTTTAAAGCTCATCACGAAAGAAGACCTGCGGCCGGCCGAGGCCGATCGCCTGCTCTTCTTGACCGCTCCCTATATCAGCCTGACCGCCTCGTATGCCGCGCTTCTCGCGCTGCCGTTCAGCTATGGCTGGGTGCCGCAGCACTTGAACGTGGCGGTGTTTTTCATCATCGCGGTGATGGGGATCGAGGTCTTCGGCGTGATTCTGGCCGGCTATGCCTCGGCCTCGAAATGGTCCCTCTTCGGCGGCATGCGCGAGGCGGCACAGGTCGTGAGCTACGAAGTCCCCCTCGGCATGTGCATCGTCGTGCCGGTGCTCATCGCGGGCACGATGGACCTGGTGGCGATCGGCCAGATGCAAGCCGGCCTGTTCACCAACTGGTTCATCTTCCACGATCCCTTCACGTTCATCACATTCTGGGTCTACTTCACCTGTGCCACGGCCAGCGTGAATCGCGCCCCCTTCGACCTGGCCGAGGCCGAGAGCGAGCTCGTCGCCGGTTTCCACACCGAATACTCCGGCTTCCGTTGGCTGTCGTTCTTCATGGCCGAGTACGGCTCGATGTTCACGGTCAGCGCGCTGGCCGCGATCTTGTTCTTCGGCGGCTGGAACGGCCCGATTCCGATCACCACCTGGCTCGGTCTCACCTATGAGAATGGGGCGTTCGTCGGCTGGATCGGCAATTTCCTGGGCCTGGTCAATTTCGTCGGCAAGGCGGTGGTCGGCGTCACGATCATGATCTGGGTTCGCTGGACGGTGCCTCGCTTGCGCATCGACCAGGTGATGAAGACGTGCCTCAAATACTGCACGCCGATCGCCGCGGTGATGTTCCTGGGGGCGACGGTCTGGACCCTCCTTTTGCCCGGCGGCTTGGTGCTGCGTTCGACCCCCTACGCCTTGGTGCGCGAGGAAACCTATCCGCCGTTGGCCCCCGTGGCCAACGAGCAACCCGCGGCCGAGCCTGCTCCCGCGGAAGCCGCCAGCGTGGCGCCCGCCAGCGAGCAGTTGGTCGACCATCGTGCCAGTGCAGCCGCGGCTGCCGTCGAGGGAGAGTGA
- a CDS encoding NADH-quinone oxidoreductase subunit J: protein MDPINWQSFFFLLFSAVACFFAVAVVISQNIVRMAFYLILSLGATAGLFFLAGADFVGAMQLMIYVGGTLVLLVFGVMLTAQGPFITMKTRSGEWILAVIVGGSLLAVLVQTAISVDAWQGPAIPAPGDAEQVAAVAATQNEITHTATRLGMGMLGARVDQLEQSNPTVREGMSGYLLPFEIVSLHLLVVLVGAAYLARTKKRADAV, encoded by the coding sequence GTGGATCCGATCAACTGGCAATCGTTCTTCTTTCTGCTGTTCTCGGCGGTCGCCTGCTTCTTCGCCGTGGCGGTGGTCATTTCGCAGAACATCGTGCGAATGGCCTTTTACCTGATTCTTTCGCTGGGCGCGACGGCGGGACTGTTCTTTCTGGCAGGCGCCGATTTCGTGGGCGCCATGCAGTTGATGATCTACGTCGGTGGCACGCTCGTGCTACTGGTCTTCGGCGTGATGCTCACGGCCCAGGGCCCGTTCATCACCATGAAGACACGCTCTGGCGAGTGGATCCTGGCGGTCATCGTCGGTGGTTCGCTGCTGGCGGTCCTCGTGCAGACGGCCATCAGTGTCGACGCGTGGCAGGGCCCCGCCATACCCGCCCCGGGCGATGCCGAGCAGGTGGCGGCCGTCGCGGCCACGCAAAATGAAATCACGCATACCGCGACGCGGTTGGGCATGGGCATGCTCGGTGCCCGCGTCGATCAGCTCGAGCAAAGCAATCCCACCGTCCGCGAAGGCATGTCGGGCTATCTGCTGCCGTTTGAAATCGTGTCGCTGCACCTGCTGGTCGTGTTGGTCGGAGCGGCATATCTCGCCCGCACCAAGAAGCGTGCCGACGCGGTCTGA
- the nuoK gene encoding NADH-quinone oxidoreductase subunit NuoK has translation MNLLTAPLGVTPLLIVGAVLFVCGAVCMATKRNALGVLMGIELVLNGANVNFVAFSNPTLRADSQFSLGLDGQLIALFVIVLAAAEAAVALAIVLNLYNNHATVDLDRADELKG, from the coding sequence ATGAATCTACTAACCGCACCCCTCGGCGTGACACCGCTCCTCATCGTCGGCGCGGTGCTGTTCGTTTGCGGCGCCGTATGCATGGCCACCAAACGCAACGCCCTGGGGGTCTTGATGGGCATCGAATTGGTGCTGAATGGCGCGAATGTGAACTTCGTGGCCTTCAGCAATCCCACCTTGCGGGCCGACTCGCAATTCTCGCTGGGGCTCGACGGCCAGTTGATCGCGCTGTTTGTCATCGTGCTGGCTGCCGCCGAGGCCGCGGTGGCGCTGGCCATCGTGCTGAATCTGTACAACAACCACGCCACGGTCGATCTCGACCGGGCCGATGAGCTCAAGGGCTGA
- the nuoL gene encoding NADH-quinone oxidoreductase subunit L gives MDHLASTLPTLLGLAWLVPLVSFTLIVLFGSRMGKAGVLAGYVATGAILTSFLLSLTSLGLWLSEVGPLPEGAPAAVAHDEEDAHAAEGHDTHAADEHAANAHAADEHGHDAHAAHAPVPPKYIAGVWYPLGIFDSLRIDIGYHIDALTVCMFAMVTLIASCIHFYAMGYMHDELHDITDHEVTLSNGHHLHRKGRFYRFFQYLSLFCFSMLGLVIAGNIAMVFVFWELVGICSYFLIGFYIERKSASNAANKAFIVNRVGDFGMIIGLMAIWGSLGTFNFGDIDGQQGIFSLVRPGPEYALTTPDGMVKSAAVEQIAAGEAPTPEKINEWRNNKFGYGLLIVAGLGIFCGCVGKSAQFPLHVWLPDAMEGPTPVSALVHSATMVAAGVYLVGRFYPVFTPEVLLVIAYTGAITLFLAATIAITATDIKRVLAYSTVSQLGYMMLALGGGGWFAGMYHLFTHAFFKSLLFMCAGSVIHAVHTNEMPQMGGLRKKMPWTAYTMLVGVLAIAGAGIPFVIGFSGFYSKDAILAQHLSFASTNSTHAILYYAAAGGAALTSFYMFRLWFMTFAGKPRDHHAYDHAHESPKIMYVPLVILSVFAVGVAWDLPFTDLSLQNLLEQARPAGEVGAGVLWDSLAYPAEHLSHAHEIHVEATLVATSAAIVGFLLALAFYGMHWLDAEDARRQFSPIYRFLVNKWYFDELYDFIFVRPVMFVSKLISDFDRKWIDAFIDSTAHWTKAIARFDDAFDRTVVDGLVNVLAAWTYSVAQSLRGIQTGRLRQYVMFIVVGTVGLFVLVSMFWSFAVAGG, from the coding sequence ATGGACCATCTCGCTTCAACACTGCCGACGCTGTTGGGACTGGCCTGGCTCGTGCCGCTGGTCTCCTTCACGCTTATCGTGCTCTTCGGTTCCCGCATGGGAAAAGCGGGCGTGCTGGCGGGCTATGTCGCCACCGGCGCGATCCTGACTTCGTTCCTGCTTTCGCTCACCTCGTTGGGCCTCTGGCTGAGCGAAGTCGGTCCCCTGCCCGAGGGCGCCCCTGCCGCAGTGGCGCACGACGAAGAAGACGCGCACGCGGCGGAAGGTCACGACACGCATGCGGCGGATGAGCACGCGGCCAACGCTCATGCAGCAGACGAGCACGGCCACGACGCGCATGCGGCCCATGCCCCCGTCCCGCCCAAGTACATCGCCGGCGTCTGGTATCCCCTGGGCATCTTCGATTCGCTTCGCATCGATATCGGCTACCACATCGATGCGCTGACCGTCTGTATGTTCGCGATGGTCACGCTGATTGCCTCGTGCATCCACTTCTATGCCATGGGGTACATGCACGATGAACTGCACGACATCACCGACCACGAAGTGACCCTCTCCAACGGGCATCACCTGCACCGCAAGGGACGCTTCTATCGCTTCTTCCAGTATTTGTCGCTCTTCTGCTTCAGCATGCTGGGGCTGGTCATCGCTGGCAACATCGCGATGGTGTTCGTCTTTTGGGAACTGGTGGGCATCTGCTCCTACTTCCTGATCGGCTTCTACATCGAGCGCAAGAGTGCCTCGAACGCGGCCAACAAGGCGTTCATCGTCAACCGCGTCGGCGACTTCGGCATGATCATCGGCCTGATGGCCATCTGGGGGAGCCTCGGCACGTTCAACTTCGGCGATATCGACGGCCAGCAGGGGATCTTCAGTCTCGTTCGCCCCGGTCCGGAATATGCTCTGACGACCCCCGACGGCATGGTCAAGTCGGCCGCCGTCGAGCAGATCGCCGCGGGCGAGGCCCCCACGCCCGAGAAGATCAACGAGTGGCGCAACAACAAGTTCGGCTACGGTCTGCTGATCGTCGCCGGGTTGGGCATCTTCTGCGGCTGCGTGGGCAAGAGTGCCCAGTTCCCGCTGCACGTCTGGTTGCCCGACGCGATGGAAGGTCCCACGCCCGTTTCGGCGCTCGTCCACTCGGCCACGATGGTCGCGGCGGGCGTCTACCTGGTGGGCAGGTTCTATCCGGTCTTCACCCCCGAGGTGTTGCTGGTCATCGCCTACACGGGCGCCATCACCCTCTTCCTGGCGGCGACCATTGCCATTACGGCGACCGACATCAAACGCGTGCTCGCCTATTCGACCGTCAGCCAGTTGGGCTACATGATGCTGGCCCTGGGCGGCGGCGGCTGGTTCGCCGGCATGTACCACCTCTTCACGCATGCGTTCTTCAAGAGCTTGTTGTTCATGTGCGCCGGCTCGGTGATCCACGCCGTCCACACGAACGAGATGCCGCAGATGGGCGGGCTCCGCAAGAAAATGCCCTGGACCGCCTACACTATGCTCGTCGGCGTGCTGGCCATTGCCGGGGCGGGCATTCCCTTCGTGATCGGCTTTAGCGGCTTCTACTCGAAGGATGCCATTCTCGCCCAGCACCTCTCGTTCGCCTCGACGAATTCGACGCACGCGATTCTGTATTACGCCGCGGCCGGTGGCGCCGCACTGACGTCGTTCTACATGTTCCGGCTGTGGTTCATGACCTTCGCCGGCAAGCCCCGCGACCATCACGCCTACGATCACGCCCATGAATCTCCCAAGATCATGTACGTGCCGTTGGTGATTCTGTCCGTGTTTGCCGTGGGCGTGGCCTGGGATCTGCCGTTTACGGATCTCAGCCTGCAGAACTTGCTCGAGCAGGCTCGTCCCGCGGGCGAAGTCGGCGCCGGCGTGTTGTGGGATTCGCTCGCCTATCCGGCCGAGCATCTGTCGCACGCCCACGAGATTCACGTCGAGGCGACCCTCGTGGCCACCTCGGCGGCGATCGTCGGTTTCCTGCTGGCGCTCGCCTTCTACGGCATGCACTGGCTCGACGCCGAGGATGCCCGCAGGCAGTTCAGCCCGATCTACCGCTTCCTGGTGAACAAGTGGTACTTCGACGAGTTGTACGACTTCATCTTCGTGCGGCCGGTGATGTTCGTCTCGAAGTTGATCTCTGATTTCGATCGCAAATGGATCGACGCCTTCATCGACAGCACGGCCCATTGGACGAAGGCCATTGCACGGTTCGACGATGCCTTCGATCGCACGGTCGTCGATGGTCTGGTGAACGTGCTGGCGGCATGGACCTATTCGGTGGCGCAATCGCTGCGCGGCATCCAGACCGGCCGGCTGCGTCAGTACGTGATGTTCATCGTGGTAGGCACGGTGGGGTTGTTCGTCTTGGTGAGCATGTTTTGGAGCTTTGCCGTCGCCGGGGGCTAA